One window of the Lysobacter sp. S4-A87 genome contains the following:
- a CDS encoding D-alanine--D-alanine ligase, which produces MSAQFPIGPAQVSDPAVFGRVAVLMGGTSAEREVSLDSGRNVLEALRSRGIDAFAVDGVPALVDAIRAGSVDRVFNILHGNKGGGEDGVLQGLCEALGVPYTGSSVLGSALTMDKIRTKQVWLSEGLPTPRYVRLSPGADVHAAARGLGLPVFIKPSSEGSSVGVSRVLADADLDAAVEHAARYPGELLMEQLIDGEELTVPMLLVGGRHVALPSIRIVPKGEWYDYHAKYIADDTQYLCPGLEGAEEDTIRRLAQEAFVSAGCHGWGRVDFMRDRTTGALYLLEVNTAPGMTSHSLVPKAARQVGIEFDELCWRVLESSLAKVAGGALA; this is translated from the coding sequence GTGAGCGCGCAGTTCCCGATCGGCCCCGCCCAGGTCAGCGATCCCGCCGTGTTCGGCCGCGTCGCCGTGCTGATGGGCGGCACCAGCGCCGAGCGCGAGGTTTCGCTCGACTCCGGTCGCAACGTGCTCGAAGCCCTGCGCTCGCGCGGCATCGACGCGTTCGCGGTCGACGGCGTCCCGGCCCTGGTCGACGCGATCCGCGCCGGCAGCGTCGATCGCGTGTTCAACATCCTGCACGGCAACAAGGGCGGCGGCGAAGACGGCGTCCTGCAGGGCCTGTGCGAAGCGCTCGGCGTGCCGTACACCGGTTCCAGCGTGCTCGGTTCGGCGCTGACCATGGACAAGATCCGCACCAAGCAGGTGTGGCTGAGCGAAGGCCTGCCGACGCCGCGCTACGTGCGCCTGTCGCCCGGCGCCGACGTGCATGCCGCCGCGCGCGGACTGGGCCTGCCGGTGTTCATCAAGCCGTCGAGCGAAGGCTCCAGCGTCGGCGTGTCGCGCGTGCTCGCCGACGCCGACCTCGATGCCGCCGTCGAGCATGCCGCCCGTTACCCGGGCGAGCTGCTGATGGAGCAGCTGATCGACGGCGAGGAACTGACCGTGCCGATGCTGCTGGTCGGTGGCCGGCACGTGGCGCTGCCTTCGATCCGCATCGTCCCCAAGGGCGAGTGGTACGACTACCACGCCAAGTACATCGCCGACGACACGCAGTACCTGTGCCCGGGCCTGGAAGGCGCCGAGGAAGATACGATCCGGCGCCTGGCGCAGGAAGCCTTCGTCTCTGCCGGCTGCCACGGCTGGGGCCGCGTCGACTTCATGCGCGATCGCACCACCGGCGCGCTCTACCTGCTCGAAGTGAACACCGCGCCCGGCATGACCAGCCACTCGCTGGTGCCCAAGGCCGCGCGCCAGGTCGGCATCGAGTTCGATGAACTGTGCTGGCGCGTGCTCGAGTCGAGCCTGGCCAAGGTCGCAGGAGGTGCGCTGGCGTGA
- a CDS encoding cell division protein FtsQ/DivIB, whose translation MNAMLRLVGWILALALVVLPIVAVLNGWIGASQWPLQKLRATGQFERVDEALLRRTLMPYAKSGFFAVDLASAQDAVSKLPWVEHAQVRKRWPDVLEVIVVEHRPFARWDKDLLLSQQGKLFPAKGVEVPAGLPQLGGPHTRVAEVVELYNESRAQFAPIGLDVKEVALDPRGSWTLGLDNGARIVVGRSEARARIGRFVRLMPQLLAQQAQVLKRADLRYTNGFALTWAPVPAPAAVPQQPQGQS comes from the coding sequence GTGAACGCCATGCTTCGCCTCGTTGGCTGGATCCTCGCGCTGGCGCTGGTCGTGCTGCCGATCGTGGCCGTGCTCAACGGCTGGATCGGTGCCAGCCAGTGGCCGCTGCAGAAGCTGCGCGCGACCGGCCAGTTCGAGCGCGTCGACGAGGCGCTGCTGCGCCGCACGCTGATGCCGTATGCCAAGAGCGGCTTTTTCGCCGTCGACCTGGCGTCGGCGCAGGACGCGGTGTCGAAGCTGCCGTGGGTCGAGCATGCGCAGGTGCGCAAGCGCTGGCCGGACGTGCTGGAAGTGATCGTGGTCGAGCACCGCCCGTTCGCGCGCTGGGACAAGGACCTGCTGCTGTCGCAGCAGGGCAAGCTGTTCCCGGCCAAGGGCGTCGAGGTTCCGGCGGGTCTGCCGCAATTGGGCGGACCGCACACGCGCGTGGCGGAGGTGGTGGAGCTCTACAACGAGTCGCGCGCGCAGTTCGCGCCGATCGGCCTGGACGTGAAGGAAGTCGCGCTCGATCCGCGCGGCAGCTGGACCCTCGGCCTCGACAACGGTGCCCGGATCGTCGTCGGTCGCAGCGAGGCACGCGCACGCATCGGTCGCTTCGTCCGCCTGATGCCCCAGCTGCTGGCACAGCAGGCGCAGGTGCTCAAGCGCGCCGATCTTCGTTACACCAATGGTTTTGCACTGACGTGGGCGCCGGTTCCGGCGCCGGCGGCGGTGCCGCAGCAACCGCAAGGACAATCATGA
- the ftsA gene encoding cell division protein FtsA, which translates to MNRKGDKSLIVGLDIGTSKVVALVGEYSPGNPIEVIGIGSHESRGLKRGVVVDIESTVQSIQRAIEEAELMAGCEIRSVYASISGNHVQCRNSQGIAPIRDGEVTYGDLDRVLEAAKAVAIPADQKILHAIPRDYVLDDSQDGIRNPVGMTGVRLEVHAHLVVCAQSAAANISKCVQRCGLQIDDLVLSVLASSQAVLTSDERELGVILVDIGAGTTDIAVFVGGAIAHSASLPIAGDKVTEDIAHMLRTPTPEAEQIKVRYACALAQMATAEESIQVPSVGDRPPRRMPRASLAQAVQARYEEIFEMIQAELRRSGFEHHVRAGMVLTGGAAKMEGVVELAEEMLQMPVRVGIPQHVTGLGEVVGNPVHATGVGLLLMGSQIEHPRRPVISTGRAGSFFSKLKNWYRGEF; encoded by the coding sequence ATGAATCGCAAGGGCGACAAGTCGCTGATCGTGGGACTCGACATCGGCACCTCGAAAGTGGTGGCGCTGGTCGGCGAGTACTCGCCGGGCAATCCGATCGAGGTGATCGGCATCGGCTCGCACGAATCGCGCGGCCTCAAGCGTGGCGTCGTCGTCGACATCGAGTCGACGGTGCAGTCGATCCAGCGCGCGATCGAGGAAGCCGAGCTGATGGCTGGCTGCGAGATCCGCTCGGTCTACGCCTCCATCTCCGGCAACCACGTGCAGTGCCGCAACTCGCAGGGCATCGCGCCGATCCGCGACGGCGAGGTGACCTACGGCGATCTCGACCGCGTGCTCGAAGCGGCCAAGGCCGTGGCGATCCCCGCCGACCAGAAGATCCTGCACGCGATCCCGCGCGACTACGTGCTCGACGATTCGCAGGACGGCATCCGCAACCCTGTCGGCATGACCGGCGTGCGCCTGGAGGTGCATGCGCACCTGGTGGTGTGCGCGCAGTCGGCCGCGGCCAACATCAGCAAGTGCGTGCAGCGCTGCGGCCTGCAGATCGACGATCTGGTCCTGAGCGTGCTGGCGTCCAGCCAGGCTGTGCTGACCTCCGACGAGCGCGAGCTCGGCGTGATCCTGGTCGACATCGGTGCCGGCACGACCGACATCGCCGTGTTCGTCGGTGGCGCGATCGCGCACAGCGCGAGCCTGCCGATCGCCGGTGACAAGGTCACCGAGGACATCGCCCACATGCTGCGCACGCCGACGCCGGAGGCCGAGCAGATCAAGGTCCGCTACGCCTGTGCGCTGGCGCAGATGGCGACCGCCGAGGAATCGATCCAGGTTCCCAGCGTCGGTGATCGCCCGCCGCGGCGCATGCCGCGCGCCTCGCTGGCGCAGGCAGTGCAGGCGCGCTACGAGGAAATCTTCGAAATGATCCAGGCCGAACTGCGCCGCAGCGGCTTCGAGCATCACGTCCGCGCCGGCATGGTCCTGACCGGCGGCGCGGCAAAGATGGAAGGCGTGGTGGAACTGGCCGAGGAAATGCTGCAGATGCCGGTGCGCGTGGGCATCCCGCAGCACGTCACCGGCCTGGGCGAAGTGGTCGGCAACCCGGTGCACGCCACCGGCGTGGGTCTTCTTTTGATGGGCAGCCAGATCGAGCACCCGCGTCGCCCGGTGATCTCCACCGGTCGCGCCGGCAGCTTCTTCAGCAAGCTCAAGAACTGGTATCGCGGCGAGTTCTGA
- the ftsZ gene encoding cell division protein FtsZ translates to MAHFELVEKMAPNAVIKVVGVGGGGGNAVAHMVSGNVDGVEFITANTDAQAIKNCGAKLQLQLGSNVTKGLGAGANPEVGRQAALEDRERIMDALTGADMVFITAGMGGGTGTGAAPVVAQLAKEMGILTVAVVTKPFPFEGRRRMQVALKGIEELSHHCDSLITIPNEKLITVLGRNATMIQAFRAANDVLLGAVQGIADLIVRPGLINVDFADVRTVMSEMGLAMMGTGSARGDDRAQAAAESAIQNPLLDDVNLSGANGILVNITAGPDFTMAEFDEVGRTIENFASEDATVVIGTVLDPDMQDEVKVTVVATGLNRAVSRQSVRGSEKEALRAPITLVRNATTGQPEFGAMEDMAAPVRPSFGNSLRGSTSARSAEPSSSPAVADFGSDSSYLDIPAFLRRQAD, encoded by the coding sequence ATGGCACATTTCGAACTGGTTGAAAAAATGGCCCCGAACGCGGTGATCAAGGTTGTTGGCGTGGGCGGCGGCGGCGGCAACGCAGTCGCGCACATGGTCAGCGGCAATGTCGATGGCGTTGAGTTCATCACCGCCAACACCGACGCGCAGGCGATCAAGAACTGCGGCGCCAAGCTGCAGCTGCAGCTGGGCAGCAACGTGACCAAGGGTCTTGGCGCCGGCGCCAACCCGGAAGTCGGCCGCCAGGCTGCCCTGGAAGACCGCGAGCGCATCATGGATGCACTGACCGGCGCCGACATGGTGTTCATCACTGCCGGCATGGGCGGTGGCACCGGTACCGGCGCCGCGCCGGTGGTGGCGCAGCTGGCCAAGGAGATGGGCATCCTGACCGTCGCCGTGGTCACCAAGCCGTTCCCGTTCGAGGGTCGCCGTCGCATGCAGGTCGCGCTCAAGGGCATCGAGGAACTGAGCCACCACTGCGATTCGCTGATCACCATCCCCAACGAGAAGCTGATCACCGTGCTGGGCCGCAACGCCACGATGATCCAGGCCTTCCGCGCCGCCAACGACGTGCTGCTCGGCGCCGTGCAGGGCATCGCCGACCTGATCGTCCGCCCGGGCCTGATCAACGTCGACTTCGCCGACGTGCGCACCGTGATGAGCGAGATGGGCCTGGCGATGATGGGCACCGGCTCGGCACGCGGCGATGACCGCGCACAGGCTGCTGCCGAATCGGCGATCCAGAACCCGCTGCTGGACGACGTCAACCTGTCCGGCGCCAACGGCATCCTGGTCAACATCACCGCCGGTCCGGACTTCACGATGGCCGAGTTCGACGAAGTCGGCCGCACCATCGAGAACTTCGCTTCCGAAGATGCGACCGTCGTCATCGGCACCGTGCTCGACCCGGACATGCAGGACGAGGTCAAGGTCACGGTGGTCGCCACCGGCCTCAACCGTGCCGTCTCCCGCCAGTCGGTCCGCGGCAGCGAGAAGGAGGCCCTGCGCGCCCCGATCACGCTGGTGCGCAATGCCACCACCGGCCAGCCGGAATTCGGCGCGATGGAAGACATGGCCGCCCCGGTGCGTCCGAGCTTCGGCAACAGCCTGCGCGGCAGCACCAGTGCGCGCTCGGCCGAGCCGTCGTCGTCGCCGGCCGTGGCCGACTTCGGCAGCGACAGCAGCTACCTGGACATCCCGGCGTTCCTGCGCCGCCAGGCGGACTGA
- the lpxC gene encoding UDP-3-O-acyl-N-acetylglucosamine deacetylase, which translates to MLRQRTLKNVIRATGVGLHSGEKVFLTLRPAPVDTGIVFRRVDLDPVVEVPASAELVTETTLCTGLSCGPAKIQTVEHLLSALAGLGIDNIYVELSAAEVPIMDGSSGPFVFLLQSAGIAEQEAAKRFIRIKRPVEVRDGDKVARFEPYDGFRLDFTVQFDHPAIPASQSRAVVDFSTANYIQEVSRARTFGFMRDLEYMRERNLGLGGSMDNAIVLDEFRVLNDDGLRYADEFVRHKILDAVGDLYLAGHPVIGTYVGFKSGHALNNKLVRALLAERSAWDEVTFSETDATPAPVAYGVPATA; encoded by the coding sequence ATGCTGCGCCAGCGCACCCTCAAGAACGTGATCCGCGCCACCGGCGTGGGCCTGCACAGCGGTGAGAAGGTCTTCCTCACCCTGCGTCCGGCTCCCGTCGATACCGGCATCGTGTTCCGCCGCGTCGATCTCGACCCGGTGGTGGAAGTGCCTGCCAGCGCGGAGCTGGTCACCGAGACCACGCTGTGCACGGGCCTGAGCTGCGGGCCGGCCAAGATCCAGACCGTCGAACACCTGCTGTCGGCGCTGGCCGGGCTGGGCATCGACAATATCTATGTGGAGCTGTCGGCGGCCGAAGTGCCGATCATGGACGGCTCCTCGGGTCCGTTCGTGTTCCTGCTGCAGTCGGCAGGCATCGCCGAGCAGGAAGCGGCCAAGCGTTTCATCCGCATCAAGCGCCCGGTGGAAGTGCGCGACGGCGACAAGGTCGCGCGTTTCGAGCCCTACGACGGCTTCCGCCTGGACTTCACCGTGCAGTTCGACCACCCGGCCATCCCGGCCTCGCAGTCGCGCGCGGTGGTGGATTTTTCCACGGCCAACTACATCCAGGAAGTCAGCCGCGCCCGCACGTTCGGCTTCATGCGCGACCTGGAATACATGCGCGAGCGCAACCTGGGCCTGGGCGGCTCGATGGACAACGCGATCGTCCTCGACGAATTCCGCGTCCTCAACGACGACGGCCTGCGCTACGCCGACGAGTTCGTCCGCCACAAGATCCTCGATGCGGTGGGCGACCTGTACCTGGCCGGTCATCCGGTCATCGGCACCTATGTCGGCTTCAAGTCGGGTCACGCGCTCAACAACAAGCTGGTCCGCGCGCTGCTCGCCGAGCGTTCAGCCTGGGACGAAGTTACGTTCAGTGAAACCGATGCCACGCCGGCACCGGTCGCCTACGGCGTGCCCGCCACCGCCTGA
- a CDS encoding DUF721 domain-containing protein, whose translation MSDSKPRSPKRGPSTPLAALDALLAEPAGGPIRRALWLEQLDLRLRPHLPPSLAAHARLANYERGRLVFVVDAPVWRAKLRLAAPELLDAARSVGLDAAELIVKTTTPTTASPQSDRKAKPISATALLALQAALASLKDPDSAGS comes from the coding sequence ATGTCTGATTCCAAGCCCAGGTCCCCAAAAAGAGGCCCCTCGACTCCGCTGGCGGCGCTGGATGCGCTGCTGGCCGAGCCCGCTGGTGGTCCAATTCGTCGTGCCTTGTGGCTCGAACAACTGGACCTACGGTTACGCCCACACCTGCCGCCGTCTTTGGCCGCGCATGCGCGGCTGGCCAATTACGAACGAGGCAGGCTCGTGTTTGTCGTCGACGCCCCGGTATGGCGTGCCAAGTTGCGGCTCGCTGCCCCGGAACTGCTCGACGCGGCCCGTTCCGTCGGGCTGGATGCGGCTGAACTGATCGTCAAAACGACAACTCCGACGACTGCCTCCCCACAATCGGATCGGAAAGCCAAACCCATCTCAGCGACTGCACTGCTAGCACTGCAGGCCGCTCTGGCGTCCCTGAAAGATCCGGACTCTGCCGGTTCGTAG
- a CDS encoding M23 family metallopeptidase has product MTYPSIVNKSRVQLSHWLQQAAYWGAQRPALAIALLLGSGAAIGAGAGIADNAILRSKSDNQEALIAATRRDAQREINALAARMGELQAEANRLNALGERLTRIGQLQDGEFDFDKPVGVGGAGPVRDMTKAELDEGMATLGQQFQASGEQLSVLESLLFNRQLDMNAVPGREPIAGSYITSGFGGRADPFNGGHANHKGLDFKANVGDPVLAVADGVVSYSGVRSGYGNVIEVDHGNGYVTRYAHNSRLTHKVGELVRAGQEIAKAGSTGRSTGAHVHFEVWENGRVVNPRNFLSQQSPLKVQIKG; this is encoded by the coding sequence ATGACCTATCCATCCATCGTAAACAAATCCCGCGTCCAGCTGTCGCATTGGTTGCAGCAGGCCGCTTACTGGGGAGCGCAGCGTCCCGCCCTTGCCATCGCCCTGCTTCTGGGCAGTGGCGCGGCGATCGGTGCAGGCGCCGGCATTGCCGACAACGCCATTCTGCGCAGCAAGTCCGACAACCAGGAAGCGCTGATCGCGGCCACCCGCCGTGATGCCCAGCGCGAGATCAATGCCCTGGCCGCTCGCATGGGCGAGCTGCAGGCAGAGGCCAACCGCCTCAACGCCCTCGGTGAGCGCCTGACCCGCATCGGCCAGCTCCAGGACGGCGAGTTCGATTTCGACAAGCCGGTTGGCGTCGGTGGCGCCGGTCCGGTCCGTGACATGACCAAGGCCGAGCTCGACGAAGGCATGGCAACCCTGGGCCAGCAGTTCCAGGCCTCGGGCGAGCAGCTCTCGGTGCTCGAGTCGCTGCTGTTCAACCGCCAGCTCGACATGAACGCGGTCCCGGGCCGCGAGCCGATCGCCGGCAGCTACATCACCTCCGGCTTCGGCGGTCGCGCCGATCCGTTCAACGGCGGTCACGCCAACCACAAGGGCCTGGACTTCAAGGCCAACGTCGGCGACCCGGTACTGGCCGTGGCCGATGGCGTGGTCAGTTACTCGGGCGTGCGCTCGGGCTACGGCAACGTGATCGAGGTCGACCACGGCAACGGCTATGTCACCCGTTACGCCCACAATTCGCGCCTGACCCACAAGGTCGGCGAGCTGGTCCGCGCCGGGCAGGAAATCGCCAAGGCCGGTTCGACGGGCCGCTCCACCGGTGCCCACGTGCACTTCGAGGTGTGGGAGAACGGCCGCGTGGTCAATCCGCGCAACTTCCTCAGCCAGCAGTCGCCGCTGAAGGTCCAGATCAAGGGTTGA
- the secA gene encoding preprotein translocase subunit SecA has product MLNSLLTRVFGSRNDRLLRQLQRSVLKINALEPQMEKLSDAELQAKTGEFQKRIADGESLDKLLPEAFAVCREASRRVLGMRHYDVQLIGGMVLHLGKIAEMRTGEGKTLVATLPVYLNALEGKGVHVVTVNDYLARRDSAWMGRVYNWLGLTVGVVYPGMPHSDKHAAYASDITYGTNNEFGFDYLRDNMALSKEDRFQRGLNYAIVDEVDSILIDEARTPLIISGPADESPELYIKVNRLVPNLIRQTTEEGEGDYWVDEKSKQVHLSESGQEHAETLLRQAGILHGEDDSLYGAQNLGVVHHLNAAMRAHAIYQRDVDYIVRDGEVVIVDEFTGRTLAGRRWSDGLHQAVEAKEGVPVQRENQTLASITFQNLFRMYNKLSGMTGTADTEAYEFQSIYGLEVIVIPTHKPVQRKDHADAVFLNRAGKYRAVLAEIKDANERKQPVLVGTTSIEVSEMLSQQLRDAGIHHEVLNAKQHEREAQIVAQAGRPGAITIATNMAGRGTDIVLGGSLENEVALLEASSGGELDEVTKARLKAEWQARHEAVKAAGGLHIVGTERHESRRIDNQLRGRAGRQGDPGSSRFYLSLEDNLMRIFAADWVQRVMARMGLKEDDIIESPLVSKQIANAQRKVEAHNFDIRKNLLDFDDVNNDQRKVIYAQRDELLEAENVEENIEGLRSDVVADTVARFVPLNSIDEQWDLPGLEAELEQDFGVAVPLVAMAKESEELDAETIEERVQEAVLGHFSERETQLGAETMRMLEKHIMLNVLDQNWKEHLARMDYLRQGIHLRGYAQKQPKQEYKKEAFELFSEMLEKVKREVVTLLARVRIRSEDEVAALEAQERAAAEAQAQQMQFQHADVGGYGADEEAAQARAMAGGNDAFANVGRNDLCPCGSGKKYKHCHGQIA; this is encoded by the coding sequence ATGCTCAACAGCCTGCTTACCCGCGTTTTCGGTAGTCGCAACGATCGCCTTCTGCGACAACTGCAACGCTCCGTCCTCAAGATCAACGCCCTCGAGCCGCAGATGGAGAAGCTCAGCGATGCTGAGCTGCAGGCCAAGACCGGCGAGTTCCAGAAGCGCATCGCCGACGGCGAGTCACTCGACAAGCTGCTGCCGGAAGCGTTCGCGGTCTGCCGCGAGGCCTCGCGTCGCGTCCTGGGCATGCGCCATTACGACGTCCAGCTGATCGGCGGCATGGTCCTGCACCTGGGCAAGATCGCCGAGATGCGCACCGGTGAAGGCAAGACCCTGGTGGCAACCCTGCCGGTCTACCTCAATGCCCTGGAAGGCAAGGGCGTCCACGTCGTCACGGTCAACGATTACCTGGCCCGCCGCGACTCGGCGTGGATGGGGCGCGTGTACAACTGGCTGGGCCTGACGGTCGGCGTGGTCTACCCGGGCATGCCGCACAGCGACAAGCACGCCGCCTACGCCAGCGACATCACCTACGGCACCAACAACGAATTCGGCTTCGACTACCTGCGCGACAACATGGCGCTGTCGAAGGAAGACCGTTTCCAGCGCGGCCTGAACTACGCGATCGTCGACGAGGTCGACTCGATCCTGATCGACGAGGCGCGCACCCCGCTGATCATCTCCGGCCCGGCCGACGAGTCGCCGGAGCTGTACATCAAGGTCAACCGCCTCGTTCCGAACCTGATCCGCCAGACCACCGAAGAAGGCGAGGGCGACTACTGGGTCGACGAGAAGAGCAAGCAGGTGCACCTGTCCGAGTCCGGCCAGGAACACGCCGAGACGCTGCTGCGCCAGGCCGGCATCCTGCACGGCGAGGACGACTCGCTGTACGGCGCGCAGAACCTGGGCGTGGTCCACCACCTCAATGCCGCCATGCGCGCGCACGCCATCTACCAGCGCGACGTCGATTACATCGTCCGCGACGGTGAGGTGGTGATCGTCGACGAGTTCACCGGCCGCACCCTGGCCGGCCGCCGCTGGTCCGACGGCCTGCACCAGGCGGTCGAGGCGAAGGAAGGCGTGCCGGTCCAGCGCGAGAACCAGACGCTGGCAAGCATCACCTTCCAGAACCTGTTCCGCATGTACAACAAGCTGTCCGGCATGACCGGCACGGCCGACACCGAGGCGTACGAGTTCCAGAGCATCTACGGCCTGGAAGTGATCGTGATCCCGACCCACAAGCCGGTGCAGCGAAAGGACCATGCCGACGCGGTGTTCCTCAACCGCGCAGGCAAGTACCGCGCGGTGCTGGCCGAGATCAAGGACGCCAACGAGCGCAAGCAGCCGGTGCTGGTCGGCACCACGTCGATCGAAGTGTCGGAAATGCTCAGCCAGCAGCTGCGCGACGCCGGCATCCACCACGAAGTGCTCAACGCCAAGCAGCACGAACGCGAAGCGCAGATCGTGGCGCAGGCCGGTCGTCCGGGTGCGATCACCATCGCCACCAACATGGCCGGCCGCGGTACCGACATCGTCCTGGGCGGTTCGCTCGAGAACGAAGTGGCGCTGCTTGAAGCCAGCAGCGGCGGCGAGCTGGACGAAGTCACCAAGGCGCGCCTGAAGGCCGAGTGGCAGGCACGCCACGAGGCGGTCAAGGCCGCCGGCGGCCTGCATATCGTCGGCACCGAGCGCCACGAGAGCCGCCGCATCGACAACCAGCTGCGCGGTCGCGCCGGTCGCCAGGGCGACCCGGGTTCGAGCCGCTTCTACCTGTCGCTCGAAGACAACCTGATGCGCATCTTCGCGGCCGACTGGGTGCAGCGCGTGATGGCGCGCATGGGCCTGAAGGAAGACGACATCATCGAAAGCCCGCTGGTGTCCAAGCAGATCGCCAACGCGCAGCGCAAGGTCGAGGCCCACAACTTCGACATCCGCAAGAACCTGCTCGACTTCGACGACGTCAACAACGACCAGCGCAAGGTGATCTACGCCCAGCGCGACGAGCTGCTCGAAGCCGAGAACGTCGAAGAGAACATCGAAGGCCTGCGCAGCGACGTCGTCGCCGACACCGTCGCGCGCTTCGTCCCGCTCAACTCGATCGACGAACAGTGGGACCTGCCGGGCCTGGAAGCGGAGCTGGAGCAGGACTTCGGCGTGGCCGTGCCGCTGGTGGCGATGGCGAAGGAGAGCGAAGAGCTCGACGCCGAGACCATCGAGGAGCGCGTGCAGGAAGCCGTGCTGGGCCACTTCTCCGAGCGCGAGACCCAGCTCGGCGCCGAGACCATGCGCATGCTGGAAAAGCACATCATGCTCAACGTGCTCGACCAGAACTGGAAGGAGCATCTTGCGCGCATGGATTACCTGCGCCAGGGCATCCACCTGCGCGGTTACGCGCAGAAGCAGCCCAAGCAGGAGTACAAGAAGGAAGCGTTCGAGCTGTTCAGCGAGATGCTGGAGAAGGTCAAGCGCGAAGTCGTCACCCTGCTGGCGCGCGTGCGCATCCGCAGCGAAGACGAGGTTGCCGCCCTGGAAGCGCAGGAACGCGCC